One Nocardia iowensis DNA window includes the following coding sequences:
- a CDS encoding MepB family protein produces MHDDLVAAKELVYDPCGFACTEPVPEAESAGYAAHLFTVDGRSIRFRSAKSTPTKVGQFVTVWKRAVGGPIEPFDDTDRVDLFVISTVERDSLGQFVFPVDVLRERGVVAGDGSDGKRAFRVYPP; encoded by the coding sequence GTGCACGACGACCTGGTCGCGGCGAAGGAGCTTGTTTACGATCCGTGTGGGTTCGCCTGCACGGAACCGGTTCCGGAAGCCGAGAGTGCCGGGTACGCCGCCCACTTGTTTACCGTCGACGGACGTTCGATCCGGTTTCGCTCGGCGAAGTCGACGCCCACTAAGGTCGGCCAATTTGTCACTGTCTGGAAGAGGGCTGTTGGTGGGCCGATCGAGCCCTTCGACGACACCGACCGCGTCGATCTGTTCGTCATCAGCACGGTCGAGCGGGACAGCTTGGGGCAGTTCGTCTTTCCCGTCGACGTGCTCCGCGAGCGCGGAGTCGTCGCCGGAGACGGTTCGGACGGGAAGCGGGCGTTCCGGGTTTATCCGCCGTAG
- a CDS encoding GntR family transcriptional regulator produces the protein MAEAAYVAIADEYARRIREGELAAGARLPSQAELIGRYGVSRSVIRRAIEVLGSRGLVRTVPRRGTFVIGGVSVDEPGGLSIDDEVDDVRAEAHPIRRAQLAANLITHYQLRIAELSGIRQTAIEDAHDHGMSLSDIGVRLGLADGRMSHVRRTGR, from the coding sequence ATGGCCGAAGCGGCTTATGTCGCGATTGCGGACGAGTACGCGCGGCGGATTCGGGAGGGGGAGCTTGCGGCCGGGGCTCGGCTGCCTAGCCAGGCGGAGTTGATCGGGCGGTATGGGGTGTCGCGGTCGGTTATTCGGCGAGCGATTGAGGTGCTGGGTAGTCGGGGGCTTGTGCGGACTGTGCCGCGGCGGGGGACCTTTGTTATCGGTGGAGTATCGGTGGACGAACCTGGCGGGCTTTCCATCGACGATGAGGTCGATGATGTTCGGGCCGAGGCGCATCCGATCCGACGGGCGCAGTTGGCCGCGAATCTTATTACCCATTACCAACTTCGGATCGCGGAGCTGTCGGGTATCCGGCAGACCGCGATCGAAGACGCGCACGATCACGGCATGAGTCTCAGTGATATCGGTGTACGGCTTGGCTTGGCGGATGGTCGAATGAGCCACGTCCGTCGAACGGGCCGCTGA
- a CDS encoding crotonase/enoyl-CoA hydratase family protein, whose product MSDFENHSGTRPAAWYEGLTEAPDSPWADRTLPPTEISYRTLTYEVTGRIARITFNRPEHGNAITSDTPIELAHAVERADLDPRVHVMVVSGRGKGFCGGYDLSLFAENGFDSGDGMDSTTGTVLDPVVQARNHNPWGTWDPMVDYAMMSRFNRGFASLLHANKPTVAKLHGFAVAGGTDIALYADQIICAEDTKIGYPPTRVWGIPAAGMWAHRLGDQRAKRLLFTGDCLSGKQAEEWGLAVESTPPDELDERTEALLERIARMPVNQLIMAKLALNSALLAQGVANSGMISTVFDGISRHTREGYAFQLRSATTGFREAVRERDEPYGDWKRTQFEK is encoded by the coding sequence TTGTCAGACTTCGAGAATCATTCCGGCACCCGCCCGGCCGCTTGGTACGAGGGACTTACCGAAGCCCCCGATTCGCCGTGGGCCGACCGCACGCTGCCGCCGACCGAAATCAGCTACCGCACGCTCACCTACGAGGTGACCGGCCGGATCGCCCGGATCACCTTCAACCGCCCCGAACACGGCAACGCGATCACCTCCGACACCCCCATCGAGCTCGCGCACGCGGTCGAGCGGGCCGACCTCGATCCGCGCGTGCACGTAATGGTGGTTTCCGGCCGCGGCAAAGGCTTCTGCGGCGGATACGATCTGTCCCTCTTCGCCGAGAACGGATTCGATTCCGGCGATGGCATGGACTCCACGACCGGAACCGTGCTCGATCCGGTGGTCCAGGCGCGCAATCACAACCCTTGGGGCACTTGGGATCCCATGGTCGACTACGCGATGATGAGCCGGTTCAACCGCGGCTTCGCCAGCCTGCTGCACGCCAACAAGCCGACGGTCGCCAAACTGCACGGCTTCGCCGTCGCCGGCGGCACCGACATCGCGCTGTACGCCGACCAGATCATCTGCGCCGAAGACACCAAGATCGGTTACCCGCCCACCCGCGTCTGGGGCATCCCTGCCGCGGGCATGTGGGCGCACCGCCTGGGCGACCAGCGCGCCAAGCGCCTGCTGTTCACCGGCGACTGTCTGTCCGGCAAGCAGGCCGAGGAGTGGGGGCTCGCGGTCGAGTCGACGCCGCCCGACGAACTGGACGAGCGCACCGAAGCCCTGCTCGAGCGCATCGCGCGGATGCCGGTCAACCAGTTGATCATGGCGAAACTGGCGCTCAACAGCGCGCTGCTCGCGCAGGGGGTGGCGAACTCGGGCATGATCAGCACCGTCTTCGATGGCATCTCCCGGCACACCCGCGAGGGCTATGCCTTCCAATTGCGTTCGGCCACTACAGGTTTCCGGGAGGCCGTCCGGGAGCGGGACGAGCCGTATGGTGACTGGAAGCGGACGCAGTTCGAGAAGTAG
- a CDS encoding acyl-CoA dehydrogenase family protein yields MPTHVVTNQVPPLVDYDAAEQPVLLEALHRAGAEHALDELHEIGRLAGSAEAAELGDRAEAHPPTLKTHDRYGNRVDEVVYDPSYHQLMTHAIGFGLHGAVWADPRPNPHLTRAAKLSVWGPVDAGHGCPISMTYAVVPALRAAPDLAVQYEPLLCAREYDPGLRTPLSKRGLIAGMSMTEKQGGSDVRANTTAATPMSDGTYRITGHKWFTSAPMSDVFLVLAQAPGGLSCFFVPRVLPDGTRNAFALQRLKDKLGNRSNASSEVEYDNTIGWLVGAEGRGVPTIIEMVNLTRLDCTLGTATGMRTGVAAAAHHAAHRTAFGAALADQPLMRNVLADLAIEAEAATTVALWLADLTDQATAGVDGADQLRRIALAVSKYYVCKRGPIHAAEALECLGGNGYVEESRMPRLYREAPLMSIWEGSGNVAALDTLRAMAKQPETLGAFFDEVKRAGGADRHLDAAITRLEQQFGDFDTIQHRARRIVGDMAQVLQASLLVRYGHPAVADAFTISRLGGEHGDVFGTLPTGIDSTAIIQRATPKTGD; encoded by the coding sequence ATGCCCACCCACGTGGTAACGAATCAAGTTCCCCCGCTCGTCGACTATGACGCCGCCGAACAGCCCGTACTGCTGGAGGCGCTGCACCGTGCGGGCGCCGAGCACGCGCTCGACGAGCTGCACGAGATCGGACGACTGGCGGGCAGTGCCGAAGCGGCGGAGCTCGGTGATCGCGCCGAGGCGCATCCGCCGACCCTGAAGACGCACGACCGATACGGCAACCGCGTCGACGAGGTCGTCTACGACCCGAGCTATCACCAGCTGATGACCCACGCGATCGGGTTCGGCCTGCACGGCGCGGTGTGGGCGGACCCTCGACCGAACCCGCATCTGACCCGGGCCGCGAAATTGAGCGTATGGGGTCCGGTCGATGCCGGGCACGGCTGCCCGATCTCGATGACCTATGCCGTCGTCCCCGCACTGCGTGCCGCCCCGGACCTCGCCGTACAGTACGAACCTTTGTTGTGTGCAAGAGAATACGATCCCGGCTTGCGTACGCCGCTGTCGAAGCGGGGTCTGATCGCCGGGATGTCGATGACGGAAAAGCAAGGCGGTTCGGACGTCCGGGCCAACACCACCGCCGCGACGCCGATGTCCGACGGCACCTACCGGATCACCGGACACAAGTGGTTCACCTCCGCGCCGATGTCGGACGTGTTCCTGGTGCTGGCGCAAGCGCCCGGCGGCCTTTCCTGTTTCTTTGTCCCGCGCGTGTTGCCCGATGGCACCCGCAATGCCTTTGCGCTGCAACGGCTCAAGGACAAACTGGGTAACCGCTCGAACGCCAGCAGCGAGGTCGAATACGACAACACCATCGGCTGGCTGGTCGGCGCCGAAGGCCGCGGCGTGCCGACGATCATCGAAATGGTCAATCTGACCCGGCTGGACTGCACCCTCGGTACCGCCACCGGCATGCGCACCGGTGTCGCCGCGGCCGCGCACCATGCCGCCCATCGCACTGCTTTCGGTGCGGCACTGGCGGATCAGCCGCTGATGCGCAATGTGCTGGCCGATCTCGCGATCGAGGCCGAGGCGGCGACCACCGTCGCACTGTGGTTGGCCGACCTCACCGACCAGGCGACGGCCGGGGTGGACGGCGCCGATCAGTTACGCCGAATCGCGTTGGCGGTGAGCAAATACTATGTGTGCAAACGTGGCCCGATCCACGCCGCCGAAGCGTTGGAATGCCTGGGCGGCAACGGATATGTCGAAGAGTCTCGAATGCCGCGGCTCTATCGGGAAGCGCCGTTGATGTCGATCTGGGAGGGCTCGGGCAATGTCGCCGCCCTCGACACCCTGCGCGCGATGGCCAAACAACCGGAAACCCTCGGCGCCTTCTTCGACGAGGTGAAACGAGCGGGCGGCGCCGACCGGCATCTCGATGCCGCGATCACCCGGCTGGAACAGCAATTCGGCGACTTCGACACCATCCAGCACCGGGCCCGCCGCATCGTCGGCGATATGGCGCAGGTTCTGCAAGCGTCGCTGCTCGTGCGCTATGGCCATCCGGCCGTGGCGGATGCCTTCACCATCAGCAGGCTCGGCGGCGAGCACGGTGATGTTTTCGGCACGCTACCGACAGGCATCGATAGCACGGCGATCATTCAGCGAGCCACGCCCAAGACCGGCGACTGA
- a CDS encoding PaaX family transcriptional regulator C-terminal domain-containing protein, whose product MRVRKLTARSAILSALLGTHPAQAPVSWIVSVAEELGLQQSAVRVALTRMVAMGDLERANGVYRLSDRLIERQRRQDAAVSPVVKAWDGEWYLAVVTAIGDDAAARTAFRDTMRARKLGELREGVWTRPANIELVLGPDARRRVSVFTAVPQDSPAAMAETLFAPQLWARDAEQLLLEFASSSSLRERFEVAAAAVRHILDDPLLPDPLLPADWPGLRLRAEYAAFRTEFMTFAEHLLVTSDA is encoded by the coding sequence ATGCGCGTGCGGAAGCTGACCGCTCGGTCGGCCATTCTGAGTGCGTTGCTCGGCACGCATCCGGCGCAGGCCCCCGTCAGCTGGATCGTTTCGGTGGCCGAGGAACTGGGGTTGCAACAGTCGGCTGTTCGGGTCGCGCTGACCCGGATGGTCGCCATGGGTGATCTGGAACGCGCGAACGGCGTGTATCGGCTCTCCGACCGGCTGATCGAGCGGCAGCGCAGGCAAGACGCCGCGGTGAGTCCCGTGGTGAAAGCGTGGGACGGCGAATGGTATTTGGCGGTGGTGACCGCCATCGGTGACGACGCGGCCGCGCGGACCGCGTTCCGGGATACGATGCGCGCCCGCAAACTCGGTGAATTACGGGAAGGCGTCTGGACCCGGCCCGCGAACATCGAGCTCGTTCTCGGGCCGGATGCCCGCCGACGGGTTTCGGTGTTCACCGCGGTCCCGCAGGATTCACCGGCCGCGATGGCGGAAACCCTTTTCGCGCCCCAGCTTTGGGCTCGCGACGCCGAGCAGTTGCTCCTCGAGTTCGCGAGTTCGTCATCGTTGCGTGAGCGGTTCGAGGTAGCGGCAGCGGCGGTGCGGCATATTCTCGATGATCCCTTGCTGCCCGATCCGCTGTTGCCCGCCGACTGGCCCGGGTTGCGGCTACGTGCCGAATATGCGGCATTTCGTACCGAATTCATGACATTCGCCGAACACCTGCTGGTCACCTCGGACGCATAA
- a CDS encoding histone-like nucleoid-structuring protein Lsr2 — MAKKVTVTLVDDYDGKSKANETVQFSIDGVAYEIDLSTKNAGKLRVALEPWAEKARKTGRAKRKGSGKATSATDREQTAAIREWARKHGHNVSTRGRIPADIVAAYNNAN, encoded by the coding sequence ATGGCCAAGAAAGTCACCGTCACCCTGGTCGACGACTACGACGGCAAGTCGAAAGCGAATGAAACAGTTCAATTTTCGATCGATGGCGTGGCCTACGAGATCGATCTGTCCACCAAGAACGCGGGCAAGCTGCGGGTCGCGCTGGAGCCGTGGGCGGAAAAGGCGCGCAAGACCGGTCGGGCGAAGCGCAAAGGTTCCGGGAAAGCCACTTCGGCGACCGATCGCGAGCAAACAGCGGCGATCCGCGAATGGGCCAGGAAGCACGGGCACAACGTATCGACCCGCGGCCGCATCCCCGCCGACATTGTCGCGGCATATAACAACGCGAACTAG
- a CDS encoding LysR family transcriptional regulator ArgP: MDLQLDQLRALNAAVTEGTFDAAAKSLRITPSAVSQRIKALEDAAGRVLVQRTKPVRATESGLAVLRLARQIELLAGDTARELGDAHRPADRPIRLPIAVNADSLETWVLPALADIPPSICFEIHREDEEHTTRLLRDGTVMAAITATSAAVQGCKVERLGAMRYRPMAAPRFARTWFGDGPTAKAYAAAPVVLFDRKDDLQDRHLRRRSRQRLDPPRHYVPSSAGFLAAVRLGLGWGMLPDLQSRNSPTTELVSIDGEAFIDVPLYWQQWRLDSPALSAVAASIAARAAESLR; the protein is encoded by the coding sequence ATGGACCTCCAGCTCGATCAGCTCCGCGCCTTGAACGCGGCGGTCACCGAGGGCACGTTCGACGCCGCCGCGAAAAGCCTGCGGATCACCCCGTCGGCGGTCAGCCAACGCATCAAGGCACTGGAGGACGCGGCGGGCCGCGTCTTGGTGCAGCGCACAAAGCCGGTGCGCGCCACCGAATCCGGGCTCGCGGTGCTGCGCCTGGCCAGGCAGATCGAGCTGCTCGCCGGGGACACCGCCCGCGAACTCGGCGACGCCCATCGACCCGCCGATCGGCCGATCCGCCTGCCCATCGCGGTCAACGCCGATTCGCTGGAAACCTGGGTGCTGCCCGCGCTCGCCGACATACCGCCGAGCATCTGTTTCGAAATCCACCGCGAAGACGAGGAACACACCACCCGGCTGCTGCGCGACGGCACGGTCATGGCGGCGATCACCGCCACGTCCGCCGCGGTGCAGGGCTGCAAGGTCGAGCGGCTCGGCGCGATGCGGTACCGGCCGATGGCCGCACCGCGGTTCGCTCGAACCTGGTTCGGCGACGGTCCCACTGCCAAGGCTTATGCGGCGGCGCCGGTGGTGCTGTTCGATCGCAAAGACGATCTGCAAGACCGGCACCTGCGGCGCCGCAGCCGCCAACGCCTTGATCCGCCGCGCCATTATGTCCCGTCCTCGGCCGGTTTCCTGGCGGCGGTTCGGCTCGGATTGGGCTGGGGCATGTTGCCGGACCTGCAATCCCGAAATTCTCCTACCACCGAGCTGGTGTCCATCGATGGCGAGGCATTCATCGATGTCCCGCTGTACTGGCAGCAATGGCGGCTCGACTCACCGGCATTGAGCGCGGTCGCCGCGTCGATAGCCGCGCGGGCGGCGGAATCGCTGCGCTGA
- a CDS encoding LysE/ArgO family amino acid transporter, translated as MDVPSAALAAFSGLGFGLSLIVAIGAQNAFVLRQGVRGQHIFAVVAVCALSDIVLIAAGVGGFGVVVQSVPAAVTVVRYAGAAFLLGYAILAARRAFASATLTAESAGATVALGATVATCLALTWLNPHVYLDTVVLLGAVANTYTSPDRWFLGAGAMLGSVIWFTALGYGARLLGPLFARPLAWRVLDSAIAVMMTLLAVALLLAGPSP; from the coding sequence GTGGATGTTCCCTCGGCGGCCTTGGCGGCTTTCTCCGGTCTCGGTTTCGGACTCTCATTGATCGTGGCGATCGGCGCACAGAACGCGTTCGTGCTGCGTCAGGGGGTGCGCGGACAGCACATTTTCGCGGTCGTCGCGGTGTGCGCGCTGTCGGATATCGTGCTGATCGCCGCGGGCGTCGGGGGTTTCGGCGTGGTCGTCCAATCGGTGCCCGCCGCGGTCACGGTGGTTCGTTATGCGGGTGCGGCGTTCCTGCTCGGCTATGCCATCCTCGCGGCGCGGCGGGCATTCGCGTCGGCCACGCTCACCGCCGAATCCGCGGGCGCGACCGTGGCGCTCGGCGCGACGGTCGCTACCTGCCTGGCTCTGACCTGGCTCAACCCGCACGTCTACCTGGACACCGTGGTCCTGCTCGGCGCCGTCGCCAACACCTATACGAGCCCCGACCGCTGGTTCCTCGGCGCGGGCGCGATGCTCGGCAGTGTGATCTGGTTCACCGCGCTCGGGTACGGCGCCCGCCTGCTCGGCCCGCTGTTCGCCCGTCCACTTGCCTGGCGCGTCCTGGATTCCGCTATCGCCGTGATGATGACGCTGCTGGCGGTGGCGCTGTTGCTCGCCGGTCCGTCGCCTTGA
- a CDS encoding CsbD family protein, translating into MTKHESGPREAVEGVVEDVKGKAKEAAGVVTGNEGLKSEGRAQQEKAESEREAAKKEAEAEKARAEANLDEARQSAHQSGKES; encoded by the coding sequence ATGACCAAGCACGAGAGTGGACCGCGCGAGGCCGTCGAGGGCGTCGTCGAAGACGTCAAGGGCAAGGCCAAGGAAGCCGCGGGCGTTGTCACCGGGAACGAAGGCCTGAAGAGCGAAGGCCGGGCCCAGCAGGAGAAGGCCGAGTCCGAGCGCGAGGCCGCAAAGAAGGAAGCCGAGGCCGAGAAGGCTCGCGCCGAGGCCAATCTCGACGAGGCTCGCCAGAGTGCCCATCAGAGCGGCAAGGAGTCCTGA
- a CDS encoding lipase family protein — protein MLRHISPALAALALVLSAAQVAVTPGIAAAQPIYPLPDPDPFYAAPADLDRAKPGDVLGVRSMPALLAFPGTTVTMIKFRSTNSAGDPIAATTTVLTPHNHVPGGPLLSYQHIINGLGTRCAVSRVLYTDDPNLAVREAPALNAVLLRGWSVALPDHLGPTSAYGAAKLGGMITLDGIRAARQVAELGVATSPIALFGYSGGGMATGWAAALAPTYAPELDIAGAAEGGVPMNLVKMTEGLGYSRHPAFGLALAAAIGLEREYPTRLPISDHLNAFGLATRDRIANGCTNEILAAGAGHSVLDVASSTSLADDPSARSVLEENSLELYDGVPKTPIYQWRSHEDALIPVASIDNTVRRYCAAGASVRSALFPSPDHLTTAVLGAPAAMAWIEERFRGTPAPSDC, from the coding sequence CATCAGCCCCGCGCTCGCCGCGCTGGCCCTCGTGCTGTCGGCCGCTCAGGTAGCCGTCACACCGGGTATCGCTGCGGCACAACCGATCTACCCGCTGCCGGACCCGGACCCCTTCTATGCGGCACCGGCGGATCTGGATCGGGCGAAACCGGGTGACGTGCTCGGCGTTCGCTCGATGCCCGCGCTGCTCGCCTTCCCCGGCACCACCGTCACGATGATCAAATTCCGGTCGACCAATTCGGCGGGCGATCCGATCGCGGCCACCACCACCGTGCTGACCCCGCACAACCACGTCCCAGGCGGACCGCTGTTGTCCTACCAGCACATCATCAACGGCCTCGGCACCCGGTGCGCGGTATCGCGCGTGCTCTATACCGACGATCCGAATCTGGCCGTGCGCGAGGCCCCCGCGCTCAACGCGGTGCTGCTGCGCGGCTGGTCGGTGGCGCTGCCCGACCATCTCGGGCCTACGAGCGCCTACGGCGCGGCCAAGCTGGGCGGGATGATCACCCTCGACGGCATTCGCGCCGCCCGGCAGGTCGCCGAGCTCGGCGTCGCCACCAGCCCGATCGCGCTGTTCGGCTACTCCGGCGGCGGCATGGCGACGGGCTGGGCGGCCGCGCTGGCGCCGACCTACGCACCGGAACTCGACATCGCGGGCGCGGCCGAAGGCGGGGTTCCGATGAACCTGGTGAAGATGACCGAGGGACTCGGTTACTCCAGGCATCCGGCGTTCGGCCTCGCGCTGGCGGCGGCCATCGGACTCGAGCGGGAATACCCGACGCGGCTGCCGATCAGCGACCATCTGAACGCCTTCGGCCTGGCGACCCGCGACCGGATCGCCAACGGCTGCACCAACGAGATCCTGGCGGCCGGTGCCGGTCACAGCGTGCTCGACGTGGCCAGTTCCACCTCGCTGGCCGACGACCCGAGTGCCCGCTCCGTGCTCGAGGAGAACAGCCTGGAACTCTACGACGGTGTGCCGAAAACGCCGATTTACCAATGGCGTTCGCACGAGGACGCGCTGATCCCGGTGGCTTCGATCGACAACACCGTGCGCCGGTATTGCGCGGCCGGTGCCAGCGTTCGATCGGCCCTGTTCCCCAGCCCGGACCATCTGACCACCGCGGTACTCGGCGCACCGGCCGCGATGGCATGGATCGAGGAGCGATTCCGCGGCACACCGGCACCGAGCGACTGCTGA